Proteins found in one Muntiacus reevesi chromosome 2, mMunRee1.1, whole genome shotgun sequence genomic segment:
- the C2H19orf12 gene encoding protein C19orf12 homolog, giving the protein MMPVAVEDVMRLLCSISEERKMKAAVKHSGKGALVTGAVAFVGGLVGGPPGLAVGGAVGGLLGAWMTSGQFKPVPQIIMELPPAEQQKLFNEATAIIRHLEWTDAVQLTMLVMGSEALQKQLLAMLANYVTRELRAEVQYDD; this is encoded by the exons ATGATGCCCGTGGCGGTGGAGGACGTCATGAGGTTGCTGTGCTCCATCTCCGAGGAGAGGAAGATGAAGGCGGCCGTCAAGCACTCCGGAAAGGGCGCCCTGGTCACCGGGGCCGTGGCCTTCGTTGGTGGCTTGGTGGGCGGTCCACCAGGACTAGCCGTTG GGGGGGCCGTCGGGGGTCTGTTAGGTGCATGGATGACGAGTGGACAGTTTAAGCCAGTTCCTCAGATCATAATGGAGCTACCGCCTGCCGAGCAGCAGAAGCTCTTTAACGAAGCCACTGCCATCATCAGGCACCTGGAGTGGACGGACGCCGTGCAGCTGACCATGCTGGTCATGGGCAGCGAGGCCCTGCAGAAGCAGCTGCTGGCGATGCTGGCCAACTACGTCACCAGGGAGCTGCGGGCAGAAGTGCAGTATGATGACTAG